The following proteins are encoded in a genomic region of Helicobacter macacae MIT 99-5501:
- a CDS encoding helix-turn-helix domain-containing protein, protein MKKHTLERTAKDTLQDILLENAHKTIGQNVKKAREQAGLTQAELSAAIGHKSVSVVSCAEIHHKGQHFNIEHLLKIASVLGIDAKEFFEGVKMKG, encoded by the coding sequence TTGAAAAAACACACCCTAGAGCGCACTGCCAAAGACACACTCCAAGACATACTCCTAGAAAACGCGCACAAAACTATCGGGCAAAATGTCAAAAAAGCTAGAGAGCAAGCAGGACTAACACAAGCTGAGCTATCCGCCGCCATAGGACACAAAAGCGTAAGCGTGGTATCTTGCGCAGAGATACACCACAAAGGACAGCATTTCAATATCGAGCATTTACTAAAAATCGCTTCCGTGCTTGGCATAGATGCAAAGGAGTTTTTTGAGGGAGTGAAAATGAAAGGCTAG
- a CDS encoding COG3400 family protein — MKKVVLILDGIVAKNFLETTLQKYFSNNLYIVITKDSSLLPPKIPSAFSCYEFDYTSSFHLEQVLIEHSKAEISNVFIIIESVEEKQAVFKICKKLCKDSRIVTLKNGFSEKVLQKRDDKAIFIDETNIVASQFISRLPNVPIIPRGFGLGKGEIMEIGVPFGSLFAYRHIGSIQQKNFKIIGVYRQDELILATFSLVVQPQDIMLVAGEPKALNNLYKQIKSDIGQFPSPFGRDIYVYVDMRVQSSQSILKEIDEAIYLHSSIRSTKLFVNVLHPRDFATISQIKKMCQKDSSISLIFDYQNLSFRQRLSIDSEKKIGLIFVGEKIFSKRSNRAALFRTNSPVLKSAKENLKEAKTCFVVLNQQMNKGENISSVIFDISAQIKMQIEVYDFDPDALHQEDIIKDYAALAKSFEAKIDFIKTENKNPIFYLNELKQSRLHFLPFEECITKSRFFAGFSTKIERLSVFLDRHPQLLVPISS, encoded by the coding sequence TTGAAAAAAGTCGTGTTGATTTTAGATGGAATTGTAGCAAAAAATTTCCTAGAAACCACATTGCAAAAATACTTTAGCAACAACTTATACATAGTCATAACAAAAGATTCTAGCCTCCTCCCTCCCAAAATCCCAAGCGCGTTTAGCTGCTATGAGTTTGACTACACCTCATCTTTTCATCTAGAGCAAGTGCTTATAGAGCATTCAAAAGCCGAGATTAGCAATGTTTTTATCATTATCGAGAGCGTAGAAGAAAAGCAAGCTGTGTTTAAAATCTGCAAAAAACTCTGCAAGGATTCTAGAATCGTTACGCTAAAAAACGGCTTTAGCGAGAAAGTATTGCAAAAGCGAGATGACAAAGCCATATTTATCGATGAGACAAATATAGTAGCTTCTCAATTCATCTCTAGACTACCAAATGTGCCGATTATCCCGCGTGGATTTGGGCTTGGCAAAGGCGAGATTATGGAGATTGGCGTGCCTTTTGGAAGTCTTTTTGCCTATCGGCATATCGGCTCTATACAGCAAAAAAACTTCAAAATCATCGGTGTGTATCGCCAAGATGAGCTGATTTTGGCGACTTTTTCACTTGTGGTGCAGCCCCAAGACATTATGCTTGTTGCAGGAGAGCCAAAAGCCCTAAACAATCTTTATAAGCAGATAAAATCTGACATAGGGCAATTCCCCTCGCCATTTGGACGCGACATATATGTGTATGTAGATATGAGAGTGCAAAGTAGCCAATCTATCCTAAAAGAGATTGATGAGGCGATATATCTGCACTCCTCTATCCGCTCTACAAAACTTTTTGTCAATGTGTTGCACCCTAGAGATTTTGCCACAATCTCACAGATAAAAAAAATGTGTCAAAAGGATTCTAGCATTAGCCTTATCTTTGATTATCAAAATCTAAGTTTTAGGCAACGACTTAGCATAGATAGTGAGAAAAAAATCGGGCTTATATTTGTAGGGGAAAAGATTTTTAGCAAAAGAAGCAATCGAGCCGCGCTTTTTAGGACAAACTCTCCCGTGCTAAAGAGTGCCAAAGAAAATCTAAAAGAAGCAAAAACCTGCTTTGTAGTGCTAAATCAGCAGATGAACAAAGGCGAAAATATCTCTTCAGTCATCTTTGATATATCTGCGCAAATAAAAATGCAAATCGAAGTGTATGACTTCGACCCAGACGCACTCCACCAAGAAGACATTATAAAAGACTACGCAGCACTTGCTAAGAGCTTTGAAGCAAAAATCGACTTCATAAAGACGGAGAACAAAAACCCCATATTCTACCTAAATGAGCTCAAGCAATCGCGCTTGCACTTTTTGCCATTTGAAGAGTGCATAACAAAAAGCAGATTTTTTGCAGGGTTTTCTACCAAAATCGAGCGGTTATCGGTGTTTTTGGATAGACACCCACAGCTATTAGTGCCGATAAGTAGCTAG
- the tgt gene encoding tRNA guanosine(34) transglycosylase Tgt: MFSLQASSGSARAGVLSLAHSLVQTPVFMPVGTQACVKSLDALDLQNLGAKIILANTYHTYLRPGAEVFSKFGGVHSFSGFGGSFLSDSGGFQAFSLGGNAKKLENGVEFASHIDGSRHLFTPQSVLDMQLALNSDVMMVLDDLIALPADRDRLAQSVDTTTRWARQSKIYYERKKSEGKAEGNHIFGIVQGGVSQEFRARSASELVELDFHGYALGGLAVGEETQQMYDTIEFSTPLLPRDKPRYLMGVGTPENLIEAISRGVDMFDCVMPTRNARNGTLFTSFGRINIKNQQYRFDEGAIDSECECYACKSVSRAYLHHLFRANELSYHRFASLHNLHYYLELMRGAREAIVADKWREFRAEFYAKREYL; encoded by the coding sequence ATGTTTAGCTTGCAAGCTAGTAGTGGGAGTGCTAGGGCGGGTGTTTTGTCTCTAGCGCATTCATTAGTGCAAACGCCTGTGTTTATGCCTGTGGGGACACAGGCGTGTGTGAAGTCGCTTGATGCGCTAGATTTGCAAAATCTAGGCGCGAAAATCATCTTGGCAAACACTTATCATACTTATTTGCGACCGGGGGCGGAGGTGTTTAGCAAGTTTGGTGGGGTGCATAGTTTTAGTGGATTTGGTGGGAGTTTTTTGAGTGATTCTGGTGGATTTCAGGCATTTAGTCTAGGTGGCAATGCCAAAAAGCTAGAAAATGGCGTGGAGTTTGCCTCGCATATTGACGGAAGTAGGCATTTGTTTACTCCACAAAGTGTGCTAGATATGCAGCTAGCACTAAATAGTGATGTTATGATGGTGCTTGATGACTTAATCGCACTTCCCGCTGATAGGGATAGACTAGCCCAAAGTGTGGATACAACGACACGATGGGCAAGGCAGAGCAAAATCTACTATGAGCGCAAAAAAAGCGAGGGCAAGGCAGAGGGCAATCATATATTTGGAATCGTGCAAGGTGGGGTAAGCCAAGAGTTTCGCGCTAGGAGTGCTAGTGAGCTTGTGGAGTTAGATTTTCACGGATACGCGCTAGGTGGGCTAGCAGTAGGCGAAGAGACACAGCAAATGTATGATACGATAGAGTTTAGCACGCCACTTCTGCCACGCGATAAACCACGCTATCTTATGGGGGTCGGCACACCTGAAAACCTCATAGAAGCTATCTCGCGCGGGGTGGATATGTTTGACTGCGTGATGCCGACACGAAACGCACGAAATGGCACGCTATTTACGAGCTTTGGGAGAATCAACATAAAAAATCAGCAATACCGATTTGATGAGGGTGCGATAGATAGTGAGTGTGAGTGCTATGCGTGCAAGAGTGTGTCTAGGGCATACTTACACCACCTTTTCCGCGCAAATGAGTTAAGCTATCATCGCTTTGCTAGCTTGCACAATCTGCATTATTACCTAGAGCTAATGAGGGGAGCTAGAGAAGCGATAGTAGCGGATAAATGGAGGGAATTTAGAGCGGAATTTTATGCAAAGAGGGAGTATTTATAA
- a CDS encoding group III truncated hemoglobin gives MQFSTTQNTQDAQQKHTQIDKEGIAKLMDLFYAKVRKDENLGRIFEGRIGTDEVSWSAHKQKIASFWGGIFLGEQDYHGAPLKAHLDLEPFPREFFEIWLGLFKESCESVFCQEPAEQLLERARDIAQRFQKILYEFPHS, from the coding sequence ATGCAGTTTTCTACCACACAAAATACACAAGACGCGCAACAAAAGCACACCCAAATCGACAAAGAGGGAATCGCAAAACTTATGGATTTATTCTACGCAAAAGTGCGAAAAGATGAAAATCTAGGCAGGATTTTTGAGGGCAGAATCGGCACTGATGAGGTAAGCTGGAGCGCACACAAGCAAAAAATCGCTTCTTTTTGGGGAGGGATATTTCTAGGCGAGCAAGACTATCACGGCGCACCGCTTAAAGCACACTTGGATTTAGAGCCATTTCCTAGAGAGTTTTTTGAGATTTGGCTAGGGCTTTTTAAGGAGTCTTGCGAGTCGGTGTTTTGCCAAGAGCCTGCAGAGCAGCTGCTAGAGAGGGCGCGAGATATAGCCCAAAGATTCCAAAAAATCCTCTATGAATTTCCGCATAGTTAG
- a CDS encoding AAA domain-containing protein, producing the protein MNHEITKTALINATSIYYEYLQNHNLGCEQLQILGINIQEAIIKFFIKAKFVNTDSLMLDVCGRYTPLSEEAGFCVLFYDEKTGILAIECLDFALLEKIEKHKNDIKLFSDLKFLIRNLEMFFENAKSFALPTKKPLLAKNPPLAKTQPLTQNPPLNQNTPFAQNPPAPKSNSSQSPSTAQNRHIEIDSSFTPKDYLNAEQKSALMCALSEPFSYIWGAPGSGKTQVVLFEALLYYIYNDLPVCVLAPTNSALEQVLIALISKFDTLGLNREKILRLGTPSNTFLEKYTEVCDPQVLQKKAKDSLFSSTTPKARLKEALLIGMTMDGFIKKHTSLGIDFCHFFLDECAFTPLIKALVLTTQNTPITLLGDHKQLMPICEMPTSQIKGDKIWANLFNLSSLFLEDFFAHSAEISAPIFSKSQSSPLCFTQNNSAKTAFCILRQTHRYGDNLAKILDSHIYHNGLKGKQENTQIFYIDCPNAIIEDKQNITEARAIATLTKELDKQKSPFLSQIDFSDFAIITPFIKQKKLLSDCGVSYRRIWTIHGSQGQEFDTVIFSPVMLHHHLTDSRNTNACYALNVAISRIKKQLIIVCDRAYWLRFRGQFLSEILANALPFPNQASPTISQNSRPKTSSQSHLSEPKKLPSKDIEIIKI; encoded by the coding sequence ATGAACCACGAAATCACAAAAACCGCTCTTATAAACGCCACTTCTATCTACTATGAATATCTCCAAAACCACAATCTAGGCTGCGAGCAACTACAAATACTTGGCATAAACATACAAGAAGCCATAATAAAATTTTTTATAAAAGCAAAATTTGTCAATACAGATTCCCTTATGCTTGATGTGTGCGGGAGATATACCCCACTTAGCGAGGAAGCGGGCTTTTGCGTGCTTTTTTATGATGAAAAAACGGGGATTTTGGCTATTGAGTGCTTAGATTTCGCCCTTTTAGAAAAGATAGAAAAACACAAAAATGACATAAAACTTTTTAGTGATTTGAAGTTTTTAATCCGCAATTTAGAAATGTTTTTTGAAAATGCAAAATCTTTTGCCCTGCCTACCAAAAAACCACTTCTTGCCAAAAATCCACCTCTTGCCAAAACCCAGCCACTTACCCAAAATCCACCACTTAATCAAAACACACCCTTTGCCCAAAATCCCCCTGCACCAAAGTCAAACTCTAGTCAAAGTCCAAGCACAGCACAAAATCGACACATTGAGATAGATTCTAGCTTCACTCCCAAAGACTACCTAAATGCCGAGCAAAAGTCCGCGCTTATGTGCGCCCTAAGCGAGCCATTTAGCTATATTTGGGGCGCACCGGGCAGTGGCAAAACCCAAGTCGTTCTCTTTGAAGCACTGCTTTACTACATTTACAATGACTTGCCCGTGTGCGTGCTAGCCCCGACAAACTCCGCCCTAGAGCAAGTGCTAATCGCGCTTATTAGCAAGTTTGACACACTAGGGCTAAATAGAGAAAAGATTTTGAGACTTGGCACACCTAGCAACACCTTTTTGGAGAAATACACCGAAGTGTGCGACCCACAAGTCTTGCAAAAAAAAGCAAAAGATTCTCTCTTTAGCTCCACCACTCCCAAAGCACGGCTAAAAGAAGCCCTACTCATCGGTATGACAATGGACGGATTTATCAAAAAACACACAAGTTTGGGTATAGATTTTTGCCATTTTTTCCTAGATGAGTGCGCTTTCACACCACTTATCAAAGCCCTAGTCCTCACCACCCAAAACACACCCATAACCCTGCTTGGCGACCACAAGCAGCTAATGCCAATCTGTGAGATGCCCACCTCACAGATAAAGGGGGATAAAATCTGGGCAAATCTTTTTAATCTCTCTTCGCTGTTTTTAGAAGACTTTTTCGCTCATAGCGCAGAGATAAGCGCACCCATCTTTAGCAAATCCCAATCTAGCCCGCTATGCTTTACCCAAAACAATAGCGCAAAAACCGCCTTTTGTATCCTGCGCCAAACCCACCGCTATGGCGACAATCTCGCCAAAATCTTGGACTCTCATATCTATCATAATGGCTTAAAAGGTAAGCAAGAAAACACGCAGATTTTCTACATAGATTGCCCAAATGCGATTATAGAGGATAAGCAAAATATCACAGAAGCCCGCGCTATCGCCACGCTTACAAAAGAGCTAGATAAGCAAAAATCTCCGTTTTTATCACAAATAGATTTTAGCGATTTTGCTATCATCACGCCCTTTATCAAGCAAAAAAAATTGCTAAGTGATTGTGGCGTGTCATATCGCCGTATTTGGACGATTCACGGCTCGCAAGGGCAGGAGTTTGACACTGTGATTTTCTCCCCTGTGATGCTTCATCATCACTTGACTGATTCTCGCAATACAAATGCTTGCTATGCCCTAAATGTCGCCATAAGTCGCATAAAAAAGCAGCTAATCATCGTGTGCGATAGGGCGTATTGGCTACGATTTAGAGGGCAGTTTTTAAGCGAGATTTTGGCAAATGCACTTCCATTTCCAAATCAAGCAAGCCCCACAATATCTCAAAATTCCCGCCCAAAAACTTCATCACAAAGCCACTTAAGCGAGCCTAAAAAACTCCCAAGCAAAGACATTGAAATCATCAAAATCTAA
- the dapB gene encoding 4-hydroxy-tetrahydrodipicolinate reductase — protein sequence MADKSQSTRKIKIGLLGSTGRVGRLLIDEILACAEATLSVIFVREKLDFPQILQNGQNLQSEQNPQNTIVTNDLDTLIKSCEVIIDFSSKQGTASLLSALKSATDSSESKSPACVIGTTGLDKEDFALMESLGKRVPILYAANMSLGVATLCKVVEEVARKLQSADIEISEIHHRFKKDAPSGTALALAHSCAKGRGSKSQNFITDRVSAGARQSGQISITSLRGGDVAGRHTVGFYLDGEYLEFTHNATSRATFAKGALACALWLSKQNPKLYCIDDMLANNS from the coding sequence ATGGCGGATAAATCACAAAGCACAAGAAAAATAAAAATTGGCTTGCTAGGTAGCACAGGTCGCGTAGGCAGGCTACTTATAGATGAGATTTTGGCTTGCGCTGAAGCGACTTTAAGCGTTATTTTTGTGCGTGAGAAGCTAGATTTCCCCCAGATTCTGCAAAATGGGCAAAATCTACAAAGCGAGCAAAATCCGCAAAACACGATAGTTACCAACGACTTAGACACTCTTATCAAGTCTTGCGAGGTTATTATAGATTTTAGCTCCAAGCAAGGCACAGCTTCACTGCTAAGCGCACTAAAAAGCGCGACTGATTCTAGCGAGTCCAAAAGCCCAGCTTGCGTCATCGGCACGACAGGATTAGACAAAGAGGATTTCGCGCTTATGGAGAGTTTGGGCAAGCGTGTGCCGATTCTCTATGCGGCAAATATGTCGCTAGGAGTGGCGACTTTGTGCAAAGTAGTAGAAGAAGTCGCACGCAAGCTACAAAGCGCAGATATAGAAATAAGCGAGATTCATCATCGCTTCAAAAAAGATGCTCCAAGCGGGACAGCCCTAGCCCTAGCCCACTCTTGTGCCAAAGGACGAGGAAGCAAATCCCAAAACTTCATTACCGATAGAGTATCAGCAGGTGCAAGACAATCTGGGCAAATAAGCATAACTTCCCTGCGCGGAGGCGATGTCGCAGGTAGGCACACGGTAGGATTCTACCTTGATGGCGAGTATTTAGAATTCACACACAACGCCACGAGCAGAGCGACATTTGCCAAAGGTGCGCTTGCCTGCGCTCTATGGCTCTCTAAGCAAAACCCAAAACTCTACTGCATAGATGATATGCTAGCAAACAATAGCTAA
- the trxB gene encoding thioredoxin-disulfide reductase, which produces MLNVAIIGGGPAGLTAGLYTTRGGIKDVVLFEKGMPGGQITGSSEIENYPGVAEIKSGLDFMEPWQEQCFRFGLKREMADVRQITKEGEHFVIHYDVDSKVEAKSVILATGGRPRKMGIAGEEQYWGKGISTCATCDGFFHKDKEVVVIGGGDTALEEAIYLTKMCSKVTLVHRRDEFRGAPITLEHARANPKIEFLTPYAPIEVKGNDKKATSVVLENTKTKEQKEIEFSGLFIFVGYEVNTQVLKQDNGSMLCASEDNGSIIVDLAMKTNVKGLFAAGDIRINAPKQVVCAAGDGAAAALSAIAYLDSLH; this is translated from the coding sequence ATGTTAAATGTAGCGATTATCGGCGGTGGTCCTGCGGGGCTTACTGCTGGATTATACACGACACGAGGCGGGATAAAAGATGTTGTCCTATTTGAAAAAGGTATGCCCGGTGGGCAAATCACAGGAAGTAGCGAGATAGAAAACTACCCCGGGGTAGCAGAGATAAAAAGCGGGCTAGACTTTATGGAGCCGTGGCAAGAGCAGTGCTTCCGCTTCGGGCTAAAGCGCGAAATGGCAGATGTGAGGCAAATCACAAAAGAGGGCGAACACTTCGTAATCCACTACGATGTGGATAGCAAAGTAGAAGCAAAAAGTGTGATTCTCGCCACAGGTGGACGCCCTAGAAAGATGGGCATAGCTGGCGAGGAGCAGTATTGGGGCAAGGGCATAAGCACTTGTGCGACTTGCGATGGGTTTTTTCACAAAGACAAAGAAGTAGTCGTAATCGGTGGTGGCGATACCGCACTAGAAGAAGCCATATACCTTACCAAAATGTGCTCCAAAGTAACGCTAGTGCATAGGCGAGATGAGTTTCGTGGCGCACCTATCACACTAGAGCACGCTAGGGCAAATCCCAAAATCGAGTTTCTTACCCCCTACGCACCCATAGAAGTCAAAGGCAATGACAAAAAAGCCACTTCTGTCGTGCTAGAAAACACCAAGACAAAAGAGCAAAAAGAAATAGAATTCTCTGGGCTTTTTATCTTTGTAGGCTATGAGGTAAACACTCAAGTGCTAAAGCAGGATAATGGCTCTATGCTTTGCGCAAGCGAGGATAATGGCTCTATCATCGTGGATTTGGCGATGAAAACAAATGTCAAAGGGCTTTTTGCCGCAGGAGATATACGCATAAACGCACCCAAGCAAGTAGTTTGCGCAGCAGGAGATGGCGCAGCTGCGGCACTTAGTGCGATAGCTTATCTTGACTCTTTGCACTAA
- the trxA gene encoding thioredoxin has translation MGKYIELKKDNFEQVTKSGVAMVDFWAPWCGPCRMLAPVIDELASDFEGKAAICKVNVDEEKAISEEYGISNIPTIFFMKDGQVVEQIVGAHSKAVLASKIEALL, from the coding sequence ATGGGAAAATACATCGAACTAAAAAAAGACAACTTTGAGCAAGTAACCAAAAGCGGTGTAGCTATGGTAGATTTTTGGGCACCTTGGTGCGGTCCTTGTCGTATGCTAGCACCCGTGATTGACGAGCTTGCGAGCGATTTTGAAGGAAAAGCAGCGATTTGCAAAGTCAATGTCGATGAAGAAAAAGCGATTTCAGAAGAATACGGCATAAGCAACATTCCTACGATATTTTTTATGAAAGACGGACAAGTAGTCGAGCAAATCGTAGGAGCACATAGCAAAGCCGTGCTTGCTAGCAAGATTGAAGCATTGCTATAA
- the ychF gene encoding redox-regulated ATPase YchF, which produces MGLSIGIVGLPNVGKSTTFNALTKAQNAQSANYPFCTIEPNKAIVEVPDSRLNELAKIVNPQRILHSQIEFVDIAGLVRGASKGEGLGNQFLANIKEADMILHIVRCFEDSDITHIENRIDPLGDIEIIELELILADIATLLKRVAKLEREAKASKEAGKILQCAKKLLAHLETNSPARSFADFTTNECESLNKELRFLSAKEVIYGANVDESGLSEDSEYVKKVRDYGAKQGFETIKLCAKIEEEMVGLSEEERAEFLCDLGCAESGLEQIIRTGFSKLGLISYFTAGVQEVRSWTIKNGSKAPQAAGVIHNDFEKGFIRAETIAYEDFIKYGGEAKAKEAGAMRSEGKDYIVQDGDVMHFRFNV; this is translated from the coding sequence ATGGGACTATCCATTGGAATCGTAGGGCTACCAAATGTAGGCAAATCCACCACATTCAACGCCCTCACAAAAGCACAAAACGCCCAAAGCGCGAACTACCCCTTTTGCACTATTGAGCCAAACAAAGCCATAGTTGAAGTGCCTGACTCGCGCCTAAACGAGCTAGCAAAAATCGTAAATCCACAGCGGATTTTGCACTCCCAAATCGAGTTTGTCGATATAGCTGGGCTTGTGCGCGGAGCGAGCAAGGGCGAGGGGCTTGGCAACCAATTTCTAGCAAACATAAAAGAAGCGGATATGATTTTACATATCGTGCGCTGCTTTGAGGACAGCGACATCACCCACATAGAAAACCGCATAGACCCGCTAGGCGACATAGAAATCATCGAGCTAGAGCTGATTTTGGCAGACATAGCCACACTGCTAAAGCGCGTAGCAAAGCTAGAGCGTGAGGCAAAAGCGAGCAAGGAAGCGGGGAAGATTCTGCAATGTGCAAAGAAACTTTTGGCACATTTAGAGACAAACTCGCCTGCTAGGAGCTTTGCAGACTTTACCACAAACGAGTGTGAATCTCTAAACAAAGAGTTGCGTTTCCTAAGTGCCAAAGAAGTCATATACGGTGCAAATGTCGATGAGAGTGGGCTAAGCGAGGATAGCGAGTATGTCAAAAAGGTGCGAGACTATGGCGCGAAGCAAGGCTTTGAGACGATAAAGCTATGCGCCAAAATCGAAGAGGAAATGGTGGGCTTAAGCGAGGAGGAGAGAGCGGAGTTTTTGTGCGATTTGGGCTGTGCGGAGTCTGGTCTAGAGCAGATTATCCGCACGGGCTTTAGCAAACTAGGGCTTATTAGCTACTTCACCGCTGGCGTGCAAGAAGTGCGCTCTTGGACGATAAAAAACGGGAGCAAAGCCCCGCAAGCCGCAGGGGTAATCCACAACGACTTTGAAAAAGGCTTTATCCGCGCGGAAACAATCGCTTATGAGGACTTCATCAAATACGGAGGCGAAGCAAAAGCAAAAGAAGCGGGAGCAATGCGAAGCGAAGGCAAAGACTACATTGTCCAAGACGGCGATGTGATGCACTTCCGCTTTAATGTGTGA